Within Elizabethkingia sp. JS20170427COW, the genomic segment TGGTGGGTAATCTTCCGCAACTGTTGAAGAAAAATATAAATAATAGTAAGAACGGAAAATCATATCCTAAATCTGTGCTAGCTCTTATAGGCTTTTTAGCAGGTTTTATTTCAGGAGTAACAGGAGCGATAGGGCTTTTGTTTAATAGATTCTATTTGAAATTCGGATTAAATAAAGAAGAAATTGTCGCAACTCGCGCAGCTAATGAAGTTTTTTTACACTTGTTGAAGTTGGTGATTTATATCTCATTAGGGCTGTACTCTCAGCTTGCAATAGGATTAGGGATAGCTATTGCCATCGCGACCATCATTTCATCTTACACCGTTAAATATATCCTGCCCTATTTAAGTGAAAGAGTATTTCAAAAAATAGGTTACGCTGCAATGGTAGCATCTGGAATAATTTTATTTGCAGGTACACTAGGTAAAATTAAGAAAGAAGATAAGATAGCTATTACTACCCAGCATTATGGAGAAAAAACAAAATCTGTAATCTCATGGAAAAATACTTATTGGGTTTTAGAGTATTCTGCTTCAGAAGGCTTAGAAATTGAAAAACCTATTCAATCTAACGAGTTACCTCAGCATTTGAAGGAGAAATACAGCATTTTATCTCAACAATATGAAGAAGTGCGTATAGAAAGGGTATTTTCTTTTAGAAAGAAAGCAGAACATGAATTCTATTGTTATAAAAATAACACAGTTACAAAATTGAAATGTTAATTTAGATCTTAGGAAGTTAACTTTAAAAAGTATTGAATCTATAATTGAATGTAAATAAAAAAAAGAGGCTACTCAATGAGCACCCCCCTTCACTTCAAATTAACAGATAATATTTAGACGAAAGGTAGTTTTACCACCTTTGCCGGGATATTCTTATTTCTGATTTTAATGAAAATTTCAGAACCTAGTTTAAAATGAGGTTTAGCAACATAAGCTAAGCCAATTCCTACTTTTTTCATAGGAGACATTGTTCCGGAAGTTACCTTTCCGATAATGTTACCTTCGGCATCTGCCACTTCATAGTCATGTCTTGGGATAGCTTTTTCAAGCATTTCAAAACCAACTAATTTTTTATTAACCCCTTCCTCTTTTTGTTTTGCAAAAATTTCTTTAGAAACAAAGTCTGTATCTAGTTTGGTAATCCAACCTAAACCAGCCTCTAGAGGAGAAGTAGTATCATCAATATCGTTTCCGTATAAGCAGAAACCTTTTTCTAGTCTTAGGGTATCTCTAGCTGCAAGCCCACAAGGAACAATACCTTCTTCTTTACCTGCTTCTAAAACAGCATTCCAAAGTTTTTCGGCAACTTCATTTTTAAAGTAAATTTCAAAACCTCCAGAACCGGTATATCCTGTGTTAGAGATAATCACTTCCTCTACACCAGCAACAATACCAACGGTAAAGTGGTAGTAAGGGATATCAGCTAAAGTTACATCGGTAAGTTTTTGTAAAACTTCGATAGCTTTAGGACCTTGTATTGCTAATAGAGAAGTCTCATCAGAGATGTTAGACATCTTTGCCCCAAATGTATTATATTTTGAGATATGATTCCAATCTTTTTCGATATTAGAAGCATTTACGACAATAAAATATTTTTCGTCTGCCATTTTGTAGATAATTAAATCATCTACCAATCCGCCATTTTCATTAGGTAGTGCAGTGTATTGAGCTTTACCGTTTTCCAACGCTTCAATATTATTGGTAGTTACTTTTTGTAAAAGTTCTTTACTACCTGCTCCTTCAATGATGAATTGCCCCATGTGGCTTACATCAAAAAGGCCTACTTTCTCTCTTACTGCAAAATGCTCTTCAGTAACTCCTGCATATTGTACAGGCATTTCAAAACCCGCAAAAGGAACCATCTTTGCTCCTAAAGCAACGTGTGTGTCGAAAAGTGCTGTCTTTTTCATTAATACTCTTATCTATTTATTTTATTTCTAGTCTATGGTTGTACTCGTTTAAAATGATTTTAAACCATTCGGTAAAATGCTGTGGTT encodes:
- a CDS encoding sulfite exporter TauE/SafE family protein, which encodes MSIQLILLFCATIVAFWLSAICGGGASLIIIPILNLLLPASLVPFTLTVGTFTSSVSRIAVFKQHINWKIFLWFVPFSIPAVLLGAYLIKYINPNYLQLIVAFFLVGNLPQLLKKNINNSKNGKSYPKSVLALIGFLAGFISGVTGAIGLLFNRFYLKFGLNKEEIVATRAANEVFLHLLKLVIYISLGLYSQLAIGLGIAIAIATIISSYTVKYILPYLSERVFQKIGYAAMVASGIILFAGTLGKIKKEDKIAITTQHYGEKTKSVISWKNTYWVLEYSASEGLEIEKPIQSNELPQHLKEKYSILSQQYEEVRIERVFSFRKKAEHEFYCYKNNTVTKLKC
- the gcvT gene encoding glycine cleavage system aminomethyltransferase GcvT, which translates into the protein MKKTALFDTHVALGAKMVPFAGFEMPVQYAGVTEEHFAVREKVGLFDVSHMGQFIIEGAGSKELLQKVTTNNIEALENGKAQYTALPNENGGLVDDLIIYKMADEKYFIVVNASNIEKDWNHISKYNTFGAKMSNISDETSLLAIQGPKAIEVLQKLTDVTLADIPYYHFTVGIVAGVEEVIISNTGYTGSGGFEIYFKNEVAEKLWNAVLEAGKEEGIVPCGLAARDTLRLEKGFCLYGNDIDDTTSPLEAGLGWITKLDTDFVSKEIFAKQKEEGVNKKLVGFEMLEKAIPRHDYEVADAEGNIIGKVTSGTMSPMKKVGIGLAYVAKPHFKLGSEIFIKIRNKNIPAKVVKLPFV